Proteins co-encoded in one Paracrocinitomix mangrovi genomic window:
- a CDS encoding OmpA family protein, with the protein MKNILLLTASLIFSFTISNAAYAQDDDNEACNEPGKKVMKLIKEAENQKNEKLERVKAYTDALELAPENAYVYFSFANFNYENALAVHDNFDEGRVNFQQLSNAYEGAAKAYKKTLEYCPNYHSDVHYKLGVIYYTLGDKGQAAKYFKSFVDFSDKDPNKYGENYRQNKKDVEAILPEMKFFNDFFNNPVPYEAVKLKYVSTAEKDEFLPMISPDNELLFFTRRGKDTDKGILTNVIEQFTMSQRPSAFGDFNSGLPLRSPFNTPKYQNYGGVSLSLDNKEMFICACQEVDYQQHANCDIYVTRFTRTGKGGNDFMWTNLENLGPAVNTKDGWEAQPTLSADGNTLYFATWREGSELTDIYYSTRDKDGKWTQAKPVPGPINSPGHDKAPFIHQDSETMYFVSDCNEDRLGGGGSDIFYTRKDENGNWTTPLNVGYPINTQHNEVGLIVSTDGKLGYFASGAIDGSIEIYQFELYDDIRPKDVLFVKGELKDDKGEPVKDAIVEVSYKNSGKNEEIRVNGDDGKWAAVVKLEEEKEDVMITMKKEGYSFDTQLIKAEELEKSEERYASGVKFEIEEIKVGETFEMDNILYATKSYALNEDGKFVLDQFVKFLKAHPTIKCSIQGHTDDQGDAKENQVLSENRAKGVVEYIVSKGIDKSRLQYEGFGEAKPKVPNNSNYNRSLNRRTEVKIISM; encoded by the coding sequence ATGAAAAACATTTTACTTTTAACCGCATCTTTAATTTTCTCGTTTACTATATCAAATGCAGCCTATGCTCAGGATGATGATAATGAAGCCTGTAATGAACCTGGTAAAAAGGTAATGAAGCTTATTAAAGAAGCTGAAAATCAAAAAAACGAAAAATTAGAAAGGGTTAAAGCGTACACAGATGCCTTGGAGTTAGCTCCTGAAAATGCCTATGTGTATTTTTCATTCGCCAATTTTAACTACGAAAATGCCTTAGCTGTGCATGATAACTTTGATGAGGGTAGAGTTAATTTTCAGCAATTGAGCAATGCCTATGAAGGAGCTGCAAAGGCGTACAAAAAAACCTTAGAATATTGTCCTAATTATCATTCTGATGTTCATTACAAATTGGGTGTTATCTACTATACACTTGGGGATAAAGGGCAGGCAGCCAAATACTTCAAATCATTCGTAGATTTTAGTGATAAAGATCCAAATAAATACGGGGAAAATTATAGACAAAACAAGAAAGATGTAGAGGCTATTCTACCAGAAATGAAATTCTTTAACGATTTCTTCAATAATCCGGTACCATATGAAGCAGTGAAACTTAAATATGTATCTACTGCTGAAAAGGATGAGTTTTTACCAATGATATCACCTGATAACGAATTGTTGTTTTTTACTAGAAGAGGAAAAGATACTGATAAAGGAATATTAACTAATGTGATTGAGCAGTTTACCATGAGTCAACGCCCTTCTGCATTTGGTGATTTTAATTCAGGATTACCATTAAGATCACCTTTTAATACGCCTAAATATCAAAATTATGGCGGTGTTTCATTATCGCTGGATAATAAAGAGATGTTTATTTGCGCATGTCAAGAGGTAGACTACCAGCAGCATGCTAATTGTGATATTTATGTAACAAGATTTACAAGAACTGGTAAGGGTGGAAATGATTTCATGTGGACGAATCTTGAAAATTTAGGTCCTGCCGTAAATACAAAAGATGGATGGGAAGCGCAGCCTACTTTATCAGCAGATGGAAATACACTTTATTTTGCTACATGGAGAGAAGGTTCTGAATTAACGGATATTTATTACAGTACAAGAGATAAGGATGGAAAATGGACGCAAGCAAAACCTGTTCCCGGACCAATTAATTCTCCCGGACATGATAAAGCGCCATTTATACACCAGGATAGTGAAACTATGTATTTTGTTTCAGATTGTAATGAAGATCGCCTTGGTGGAGGAGGTAGTGATATCTTTTATACTAGAAAAGATGAAAATGGAAACTGGACTACTCCTTTGAATGTGGGTTATCCTATAAATACTCAGCACAATGAAGTGGGCTTAATTGTATCAACAGATGGAAAATTAGGATACTTTGCTTCAGGAGCAATTGACGGTTCAATTGAAATTTATCAGTTTGAATTGTATGATGACATCCGCCCTAAAGATGTATTATTTGTTAAGGGAGAATTAAAAGACGACAAAGGTGAGCCGGTTAAAGATGCTATTGTTGAAGTATCATACAAAAATTCCGGAAAAAATGAAGAAATCCGAGTGAATGGAGATGATGGTAAATGGGCAGCTGTTGTGAAATTGGAAGAAGAGAAAGAAGATGTGATGATTACAATGAAAAAAGAAGGATACTCTTTTGATACGCAATTAATAAAAGCTGAAGAACTTGAAAAGTCTGAGGAGCGTTATGCCTCCGGAGTTAAGTTTGAAATAGAAGAAATCAAAGTAGGAGAGACCTTTGAAATGGATAACATCTTATATGCAACTAAATCATATGCATTAAATGAAGATGGCAAATTTGTTTTGGATCAATTTGTAAAATTTTTAAAAGCGCATCCTACAATTAAATGTTCTATTCAGGGTCACACTGATGATCAGGGTGATGCAAAAGAAAACCAGGTTTTAAGTGAAAACAGAGCCAAAGGAGTTGTTGAGTATATTGTATCAAAAGGAATTGATAAGAGCCGTCTTCAGTATGAAGGTTTTGGTGAAGCAAAGCCAAAAGTTCCAAATAACTCTAATTACAATCGTTCACTAAACAGAAGAACTGAGGTGAAAATTATCTCAATGTAG
- a CDS encoding outer membrane beta-barrel protein, whose amino-acid sequence MKRVVVIFLVLLSFGLNAQQGFHLGAEVSPSWNVNLQRQSSTGLNNSTAGYGFNIGVPMRYGINDQFSIQSGLTFEFMAFDERFNKTLISSNRHGSLHLPLMMSYGVTDAWYLNFGLGINYNFYNRQWTSFGTLDLGSVTNKFQPYTGLGLSTLLEQDKGTFELGVLGRFHFIDMYKPSTFSAEEFKNYIISLDLILRMYFL is encoded by the coding sequence ATGAAAAGAGTAGTTGTTATTTTCTTAGTGCTGCTATCATTTGGTTTAAATGCTCAGCAAGGTTTTCATTTAGGAGCGGAAGTTTCTCCGTCTTGGAATGTGAATTTACAGCGACAGTCTTCAACAGGCTTAAATAATAGTACGGCCGGTTATGGATTTAACATTGGTGTACCAATGAGGTATGGAATCAATGACCAATTTTCAATTCAATCGGGTCTTACATTTGAGTTTATGGCTTTTGATGAGCGTTTTAATAAGACCTTGATCAGTTCAAACAGACACGGTTCATTGCATTTGCCTTTAATGATGTCTTATGGGGTAACAGACGCCTGGTATTTGAATTTCGGATTGGGAATCAATTATAATTTTTACAACAGACAATGGACATCTTTTGGTACTTTAGATCTAGGATCAGTTACCAATAAATTTCAACCATATACAGGCTTGGGATTGTCAACATTATTAGAGCAAGATAAAGGAACTTTTGAATTAGGTGTATTAGGAAGATTTCATTTTATTGATATGTACAAACCCAGTACCTTTTCAGCAGAAGAATTTAAAAACTACATTATCAGTTTAGATTTAATTTTAAGAATGTATTTTTTATAA
- a CDS encoding GNAT family N-acetyltransferase, whose amino-acid sequence MEISIKHYSELSTDEFHDIIALRIAVFVVEQDCPYLELDGKDKDAYHLQAINDKRLIGTLRILKPGVYYGEAAIGRVASHPDFRDLKLGHEMMKHAMRFIDETLQLNEVRLSAQTHLVHFYEKFGFKSTGKEYLEDGIPHTELLFVKS is encoded by the coding sequence ATGGAGATTTCAATTAAACACTACAGTGAGCTAAGCACTGACGAATTCCACGATATAATTGCTTTAAGGATTGCAGTTTTTGTGGTTGAGCAAGATTGTCCTTATTTGGAGCTTGACGGAAAAGATAAAGACGCCTATCACTTACAGGCCATTAATGATAAACGGTTAATAGGAACTTTAAGAATCTTAAAACCGGGTGTATATTATGGTGAAGCTGCCATAGGAAGAGTAGCCAGTCATCCTGACTTTAGAGATTTAAAACTGGGTCACGAAATGATGAAACACGCAATGCGATTCATTGATGAAACCTTACAACTAAATGAAGTAAGATTATCAGCTCAAACTCATTTGGTTCATTTTTACGAAAAATTCGGTTTTAAATCAACCGGAAAAGAATACCTGGAAGACGGAATACCTCACACTGAATTGCTTTTTGTTAAATCATAA
- a CDS encoding ATP-binding cassette domain-containing protein: MQISFQNVLPTPLAEYQHGSESVWNNSFELTFPKKILLNASSGKGKSTFVNTLYGVRKDYSGSITLDGNYIANLTLDEWINLRRDKISVVFQDLQLFPELTVWENLQLKNELTNHKSEAEIELMLEQLGIGNKKNQLCKTLSLGQQQRVAIIRSLLQKFEVLLMDEPFSHLDEENARIALSLINEEADKNQGGYILTTLGSHHGFQYDQELKL, encoded by the coding sequence ATGCAAATAAGCTTTCAAAATGTACTACCAACACCTTTAGCAGAATACCAACATGGATCTGAAAGCGTTTGGAACAATTCATTTGAATTGACTTTTCCAAAAAAAATACTTCTTAACGCCAGTAGTGGAAAAGGAAAATCAACTTTTGTCAACACTTTATATGGTGTACGAAAAGATTATTCAGGATCAATTACACTTGATGGAAATTACATAGCTAACCTTACCCTTGATGAGTGGATAAACTTGAGACGTGATAAAATATCAGTTGTTTTTCAAGACTTGCAACTTTTTCCTGAGCTAACAGTTTGGGAAAATTTACAGTTGAAAAATGAACTTACAAATCACAAAAGTGAAGCTGAAATAGAATTAATGTTAGAACAGCTTGGCATTGGGAACAAAAAAAATCAATTGTGCAAAACACTTTCATTGGGTCAACAACAAAGAGTTGCCATTATTAGATCACTGCTTCAAAAATTTGAAGTGTTATTAATGGACGAACCTTTTAGCCATTTGGATGAAGAAAATGCCAGAATTGCGCTAAGCTTGATTAATGAAGAAGCAGATAAAAATCAAGGAGGATATATTTTAACGACTCTTGGAAGTCATCATGGTTTCCAATATGATCAAGAATTAAAACTGTAA
- a CDS encoding HD domain-containing protein: MNKAAIIDQLANKIRNDFYGETTGHDWYHIERVWKNAKLIASNEKCDPFIAELGALLHDIADHKFVENFEAEEELRTHKILSELNVDDSTIAAVLHIVQNVSFKGGIGENKMRSIEGLIVQDADRLDAIGAIGIARTFAFGGKYGNMIYDPEIKPTNFQSEEEYRIKRTHTINHFYEKLLLLKDLMNTDTGKKLAAERHDYMKAFLDQFYAEWDGKL, translated from the coding sequence ATGAATAAAGCAGCTATTATAGATCAATTAGCAAATAAAATCAGAAATGACTTTTATGGTGAAACAACCGGTCATGATTGGTATCACATAGAACGCGTTTGGAAAAACGCCAAGTTGATAGCGTCAAATGAAAAATGTGATCCTTTTATTGCGGAATTAGGCGCATTACTGCATGATATTGCTGACCATAAATTTGTCGAGAATTTTGAAGCTGAAGAAGAGCTTAGAACACATAAGATATTATCTGAGCTGAATGTTGATGACTCAACTATTGCAGCAGTTTTGCATATTGTTCAAAATGTTTCGTTTAAAGGAGGGATAGGAGAGAATAAAATGAGATCTATAGAAGGTTTAATTGTGCAAGATGCGGATAGATTGGATGCCATTGGAGCCATTGGTATTGCAAGAACATTTGCGTTTGGAGGTAAATACGGTAACATGATTTATGATCCGGAAATTAAACCAACTAACTTTCAGTCTGAAGAAGAATACCGTATAAAAAGAACCCACACTATCAACCATTTTTACGAGAAACTGTTACTATTAAAGGATTTGATGAATACCGATACCGGTAAAAAATTGGCAGCTGAAAGACATGATTATATGAAAGCATTTTTAGATCAATTTTATGCTGAATGGGATGGGAAATTATAG
- a CDS encoding T9SS type A sorting domain-containing protein, whose product MRKIYVLGIALCATTFSFAQEKQAGQMEKSWERMELSGDRSEDTLSPPSFSDACINNGFGLYSSTNGGYVNGTNGYGDIGAGQMFPLDGQATVEGYMAWYGAIENNGGATQILGSIMDKNGNVLGGTLAAHTVASVDTTAAGAAGWYTYTFSSAVAVTDTFICMTAWSAGADTLGFVSTVTPCGGFAYETWSDGTVADVASSWGITVDLGFLALVNNLEYTGIFDTEAADFGVYQNGTNLHVNGINIDAFIQEVMIVDMAGRTIKTWPIADQWDNYTFDISNVPAGNYVIALKSNKGHYAQKFNLK is encoded by the coding sequence ATGAGAAAAATTTACGTTTTAGGAATTGCTCTGTGTGCAACAACTTTTTCTTTTGCGCAAGAGAAACAAGCAGGACAAATGGAAAAGTCTTGGGAAAGAATGGAATTGTCTGGTGATAGATCAGAGGATACATTATCTCCTCCTTCATTTTCTGACGCTTGTATTAACAACGGTTTCGGTTTATATTCATCAACAAATGGTGGTTATGTAAACGGAACAAATGGTTACGGTGATATCGGAGCTGGACAAATGTTTCCATTAGATGGTCAAGCAACTGTTGAAGGTTACATGGCTTGGTACGGTGCTATTGAAAACAATGGTGGAGCTACTCAAATTTTGGGATCTATCATGGATAAAAATGGAAACGTATTAGGTGGTACTTTAGCTGCTCACACTGTTGCTTCAGTAGATACTACTGCTGCAGGTGCTGCTGGATGGTATACTTATACTTTTTCATCTGCTGTAGCTGTAACTGATACATTTATTTGTATGACTGCATGGTCAGCTGGTGCTGATACATTAGGATTTGTTTCTACTGTAACTCCTTGTGGAGGATTTGCTTATGAAACTTGGTCTGATGGAACTGTTGCAGATGTTGCTTCTAGCTGGGGAATCACTGTTGATTTAGGATTCTTAGCTTTGGTTAACAACTTAGAGTACACTGGTATCTTTGATACAGAAGCTGCTGACTTTGGAGTTTACCAAAACGGAACTAACTTACATGTAAATGGTATCAACATTGATGCTTTCATTCAAGAAGTAATGATCGTTGATATGGCTGGTAGAACTATTAAGACTTGGCCTATCGCTGATCAGTGGGATAACTATACATTTGATATTTCAAATGTTCCTGCAGGAAACTACGTGATTGCTTTGAAATCAAACAAAGGTCACTACGCACAAAAATTCAATCTGAAATAA